One genomic segment of Clostridium saccharoperbutylacetonicum N1-4(HMT) includes these proteins:
- a CDS encoding phage portal protein has protein sequence MIDVELLKAAYDYFQIKKPFYDEMYYYYKGHSKALEDYFMIDDNNRSNRTIRVNFVKKFIKEEVSYSIGNEINYISKSQNENIIADIDFYLGHWSEQHDAKLMNRMLTYGLAYELYYIDDDAQFCSKIVTPREGYAFVDSLGNIRFFMHVYHKKFDSKLYIDVYDESTIYHYIGNFDNLESTEEHFFQGEVPISIAQVSDEKEHDTIFNDIRGLQDAYETNLSDISNEISDFRNAYLSIFGFQIKEEDIDKMKEQGMIQVASDKGRAEWIIKNINDSFIQNTLTTLEDKMYQISSHINHNEKMQSNLSGIALRSRLISLEEKCKLNTKAFADAVKCRLKFLFSYLNLRQNKTYDYRDIKLKFTPNVPQDDVSAAQIINQLGEKLPLETSLSLLSFIDNPQLTAKKAKEEHQETFPKTSLDKEVNKDG, from the coding sequence TTGATAGACGTAGAATTATTAAAAGCAGCTTATGACTATTTTCAAATCAAAAAGCCGTTTTATGATGAAATGTATTATTACTACAAAGGACATTCAAAAGCTTTAGAAGATTATTTCATGATAGATGATAATAATAGAAGTAATCGAACAATAAGGGTTAATTTTGTTAAGAAATTTATTAAAGAAGAAGTGAGTTATTCTATAGGAAATGAAATTAATTATATTTCTAAGTCTCAAAATGAAAATATCATAGCAGATATTGATTTTTATTTAGGACATTGGAGTGAGCAGCATGATGCAAAATTAATGAACAGGATGCTTACATATGGATTGGCATATGAACTTTATTATATTGATGATGATGCACAATTCTGTTCCAAAATAGTAACGCCACGTGAAGGTTATGCTTTTGTGGATTCCTTGGGGAATATTCGATTTTTCATGCATGTCTACCATAAGAAATTTGATTCTAAACTTTATATAGATGTTTATGATGAGAGTACTATTTATCATTATATTGGCAATTTTGATAACTTGGAAAGTACAGAAGAACATTTTTTTCAAGGTGAAGTTCCTATATCTATTGCTCAGGTTAGTGATGAAAAAGAACATGACACTATATTTAATGATATTAGAGGATTACAGGATGCTTATGAAACAAATTTATCTGATATTTCAAATGAAATTAGTGATTTTAGGAATGCTTATTTAAGTATATTCGGATTTCAAATCAAGGAAGAAGATATTGATAAAATGAAGGAACAGGGAATGATCCAGGTTGCTTCTGATAAAGGTAGGGCTGAATGGATAATTAAAAATATCAATGATAGTTTTATTCAAAATACGCTTACTACTTTAGAGGATAAAATGTACCAAATATCATCACATATAAATCATAATGAAAAGATGCAAAGTAATCTTTCTGGAATTGCTTTAAGAAGTAGGCTGATTTCACTTGAAGAAAAATGTAAGCTTAATACTAAGGCTTTTGCAGATGCTGTTAAATGTAGATTAAAATTCTTATTTTCATACTTAAATCTTAGACAAAATAAGACTTATGATTATAGAGATATAAAACTTAAATTTACACCAAATGTTCCACAAGATGATGTTAGTGCAGCTCAAATTATTAATCAGTTAGGAGAAAAGCTTCCATTGGAAACATCATTGTCATTATTAAGTTTTATTGATAATCCTCAGCTTACAGCAAAAAAAGCTAAAGAAGAGCACCAAGAGACATTTCCGAAGACAAGCCTGGATAAGGAAGTAAATAAGGATGGATAA
- a CDS encoding minor capsid protein has translation MDKNKLTKEQNFFNDKTLEFAKELYDKNEEKLKEAYKGQIKNRDGLLSKIAKILLSYNITDNILNINAADKKKLYSELSDLIVANIKSELNFETSLTKGILTGVGKEKFNANNYIYSLGADFNLTQLSDEALEKIINTKVDNKLWSDRLYDNKNEICQTLQTEVEKFLKGETNVNQIEQKIIEKYDTNAHETKRLVQDNICRVQEGANDEWQHEHGIKKVMYMATLDGKVCSRCAQYDSQTFDIDKKPVQIPQHPFCRCVYISLVSNWHPRVRLDNETKQNINWQSYQEWKKNYIDNNPERLANHKMIKNKS, from the coding sequence ATGGATAAGAATAAGCTTACTAAAGAACAGAATTTCTTTAATGATAAAACCTTAGAATTTGCTAAAGAGCTTTATGATAAGAATGAAGAGAAATTAAAAGAAGCCTATAAGGGCCAAATAAAAAACAGGGATGGTTTATTAAGCAAAATTGCAAAGATATTATTATCTTATAATATTACTGATAATATTTTAAATATAAATGCAGCAGATAAGAAAAAGCTATATTCAGAATTAAGTGATTTAATTGTAGCTAATATTAAGTCAGAACTTAATTTTGAAACTAGTTTAACTAAAGGTATATTAACTGGTGTAGGTAAGGAAAAATTTAATGCTAATAATTATATTTATAGCTTGGGAGCTGATTTTAATTTAACTCAACTATCAGATGAAGCTTTGGAAAAAATAATAAATACAAAAGTGGATAATAAGCTGTGGTCTGATAGGCTTTATGATAATAAGAATGAAATATGCCAAACATTGCAAACAGAAGTTGAAAAATTTCTTAAGGGTGAAACTAATGTAAATCAAATTGAGCAGAAAATCATTGAAAAATATGATACAAATGCCCATGAAACTAAAAGGCTAGTACAAGATAATATCTGCAGGGTACAGGAAGGTGCTAATGATGAATGGCAACATGAACATGGTATAAAGAAAGTTATGTATATGGCTACTTTGGATGGAAAAGTTTGTTCAAGGTGTGCTCAATATGATTCCCAAACGTTTGATATAGATAAAAAGCCTGTACAAATCCCCCAACATCCATTTTGTAGGTGTGTATATATTTCCTTGGTTTCAAACTGGCATCCAAGAGTGCGACTTGATAATGAGACTAAACAAAATATTAATTGGCAAAGTTATCAAGAGTGGAAAAAGAATTATATTGATAATAATCCAGAAAGACTTGCTAATCATAAGATGATTAAAAATAAATCATAA
- a CDS encoding DUF4355 domain-containing protein produces the protein MKKNEIIEFLKDLADDADIDETVKGNETLSKLFEKGLSIDDVKNFLDSNEDGKKYLQSYGDGRVTKGIETFKEKNLSKLVDDEIKKRYPEKDPKELALENLQKELENMKAESAKKDLKAKAVQIANEKKVPLNLVDYFLGQDEEATTKNFDTFNDVFNNSLSVAIEEKIKGGYKPPTQTVDPVDESKMTDAEWFAAQEQKNTQN, from the coding sequence ATGAAAAAAAATGAGATTATAGAATTTTTAAAAGACTTGGCAGATGATGCAGACATAGATGAAACTGTAAAGGGGAATGAAACATTAAGTAAGTTATTTGAGAAGGGTTTATCTATAGATGATGTTAAAAACTTTTTAGATAGCAATGAGGATGGTAAAAAGTATCTGCAATCCTATGGAGATGGCAGAGTAACAAAAGGTATTGAAACTTTTAAGGAAAAAAATCTATCTAAGTTAGTAGATGATGAAATTAAAAAGAGGTATCCAGAAAAGGATCCAAAGGAATTAGCTCTTGAAAACCTTCAAAAGGAACTTGAAAATATGAAAGCTGAAAGTGCAAAAAAAGATTTAAAAGCAAAAGCTGTTCAAATTGCGAATGAGAAGAAGGTTCCATTAAATTTAGTCGATTATTTCTTAGGTCAGGATGAAGAAGCAACAACTAAGAACTTTGATACGTTTAATGATGTTTTCAACAATTCTCTTTCAGTAGCGATTGAAGAAAAAATCAAAGGTGGATATAAGCCACCAACACAAACTGTGGATCCAGTAGACGAAAGTAAAATGACAGATGCTGAATGGTTTGCAGCACAAGAACAAAAAAATACACAAAACTAA
- a CDS encoding P22 phage major capsid protein family protein, with protein MANKFLTVQEIARQALLRLQSNMVMAGLVYTDYSSEFKEKGDTIQIRKPATFIADEFGETINLQDVGEKYVLVKLDKIADVSVEVGSKELTLNIDDFGSQILDGATLAIAEKIDQDLCGLYADIPYYSGAGGTTPSKLDDISATMLVLNNNRVPMANRNVVWDPYAQAKLVTIDSISRADASGSTAALREASMGRILGFDNYMDQNIKKQVAGAFTSLTDVTGAGAKDATIITLTSAAKVSTGDIKKGDVFTIAGQQFVATADATAAAGVASVNIYPAIKADISNQAVNFGKTHVASLAFHKNAFALVTRPLEPPMGGATSYVATAPNGMSLRVTMGYDMNTKKNTISIDCLYGVKSIYPELAARVLG; from the coding sequence ATGGCAAATAAATTTTTAACAGTACAAGAAATTGCAAGACAAGCTTTATTAAGGCTTCAATCCAATATGGTTATGGCAGGATTAGTCTACACAGATTATTCAAGTGAGTTTAAGGAAAAAGGCGATACAATTCAAATTAGAAAACCAGCTACATTTATAGCTGATGAATTTGGTGAAACTATTAATCTTCAAGATGTAGGTGAAAAATATGTATTAGTAAAATTAGATAAGATTGCAGACGTATCAGTTGAAGTTGGTTCTAAAGAATTAACATTAAACATTGATGATTTTGGCTCTCAAATCTTAGATGGTGCTACACTTGCTATCGCAGAAAAAATTGATCAAGACTTATGTGGATTATACGCAGATATTCCTTACTATAGCGGAGCCGGAGGAACAACACCTTCAAAATTAGATGATATTTCTGCAACCATGCTAGTGTTAAATAATAATAGAGTACCTATGGCTAACAGAAATGTTGTGTGGGACCCTTATGCTCAGGCAAAATTAGTAACAATAGATTCAATTTCAAGAGCAGATGCATCAGGTTCAACAGCAGCTTTAAGAGAAGCTTCTATGGGTAGAATTTTAGGTTTTGATAACTATATGGATCAAAATATTAAAAAGCAAGTAGCTGGAGCCTTTACATCATTAACAGATGTTACCGGAGCTGGTGCGAAAGATGCAACTATTATTACATTAACAAGCGCTGCTAAAGTATCAACTGGAGATATAAAGAAAGGTGATGTATTTACAATAGCAGGGCAACAATTTGTTGCAACAGCAGATGCAACAGCAGCCGCTGGGGTTGCTTCAGTTAATATATACCCAGCAATTAAAGCTGATATTAGTAATCAAGCAGTAAACTTTGGTAAAACACATGTAGCATCATTAGCTTTCCATAAGAATGCATTTGCATTAGTTACAAGACCATTAGAACCTCCAATGGGTGGAGCAACATCTTATGTAGCAACAGCGCCAAATGGAATGAGTTTAAGGGTTACTATGGGGTATGATATGAATACAAAGAAAAATACAATATCTATTGATTGTTTATATGGAGTTAAATCTATCTATCCTGAACTAGCAGCAAGAGTATTAGGTTAA
- a CDS encoding Rho termination factor N-terminal domain-containing protein — protein MKCKHCGIKIDNPMIFHIHENRCLEDQRANGFIKDNKENDIDYNSMTVEQLKVICKDKGLEGYSNFNKDELIAFMKEKIQL, from the coding sequence TTGAAGTGCAAACATTGTGGAATTAAAATAGATAATCCTATGATTTTTCATATACATGAAAATAGATGTTTAGAAGATCAAAGGGCAAATGGTTTTATTAAAGATAATAAAGAGAATGATATAGATTACAACTCAATGACAGTTGAACAGCTTAAAGTTATATGCAAAGATAAAGGATTAGAAGGATATAGTAATTTTAATAAAGATGAGCTAATAGCATTTATGAAAGAAAAAATTCAACTGTAA
- a CDS encoding HK97 gp10 family phage protein, giving the protein MDSTFGFKEFINKINESQEKFNNAVDETLFEGALEGIGEIQSRTSVKTGNLRRSATSGEIEIQGKIHSIEVGYNLNQAPYADAYENGHKQEKGRYVPAIGKKLVKEYVPGRHVVRDSLTIIRAELPNKLRQKLSDIK; this is encoded by the coding sequence ATGGATAGTACTTTTGGATTTAAAGAGTTTATAAATAAAATTAATGAATCACAAGAAAAATTTAATAATGCTGTAGATGAAACATTATTTGAAGGAGCACTTGAAGGTATCGGAGAAATTCAAAGTAGAACATCAGTTAAAACTGGAAATTTAAGAAGATCTGCTACTAGTGGAGAAATTGAGATCCAAGGAAAAATTCATTCTATTGAGGTTGGATATAATCTTAATCAAGCACCATATGCTGATGCATATGAAAATGGTCATAAACAGGAAAAAGGAAGATATGTTCCTGCTATTGGAAAGAAACTTGTGAAAGAATATGTACCTGGAAGGCATGTTGTAAGAGATTCTTTGACAATTATTAGAGCAGAGTTACCAAATAAATTAAGGCAGAAGTTGAGTGATATTAAATGA
- a CDS encoding phage tail terminator family protein, translating to MIKYVDLLYSITKKLRDNYPNASIKIDKKKSEKEIENGLFYVIVSPLKSDTSFNLRKKLLNIYIEYVEEDKTQESSLNKIDELTELFDENISVNNRVLPILNKEPKDTDDNVTLMFTLNYFDSKAEPIPETPDATYDALMGILKLNVIDKD from the coding sequence ATGATAAAATATGTGGATTTGTTATATAGCATTACTAAGAAACTGAGGGATAATTATCCCAACGCATCAATTAAAATAGACAAAAAGAAAAGCGAAAAGGAAATTGAAAATGGTTTATTTTATGTAATAGTATCACCATTAAAGAGTGATACTTCATTTAACTTAAGAAAAAAGCTATTGAATATATATATTGAATATGTAGAAGAAGATAAAACACAAGAAAGTTCTTTAAATAAAATTGATGAATTAACGGAATTGTTTGACGAAAATATAAGTGTTAATAATAGAGTGTTACCAATATTAAATAAAGAACCAAAGGATACTGATGATAATGTGACTCTAATGTTTACACTCAATTATTTTGATAGTAAGGCTGAACCTATTCCAGAAACTCCAGATGCAACATATGATGCTTTGATGGGAATATTGAAATTAAATGTTATTGATAAAGATTAA
- a CDS encoding phage tail sheath C-terminal domain-containing protein, with product MATNNVMNGVKFTVQALAESVSTRAAHGVLFLVLDDSTVTPGLYKYAKLKKVTEKYTEDNKNIISTIFADYGIKSLIVAVGHDATNGISGSLDNVLSLLNKVNENGWLAVPQITLDADKKKVADFIKTQRKDEDYPLKGVIYNYSSDCDGIINFTGKDLGAIAPDVYAAEVAAQLCVLGPNEAITNHIAKNVTSCDVKTDNDDCVARGELFLCNNGKNIVFSRGVNSLQTIDSTQSETLSKIRIVEVIDLVKSDMREIFDTSYSGRMGNSYKNRKTLINTLNSYLKTLSNDGYLSNDELSYVELDVEATKKYLESKGVNTDNMKDEDILKAKLGSYVFIKVTLKCMDTIEDINIVLQYET from the coding sequence ATGGCTACAAATAACGTCATGAATGGTGTTAAATTCACAGTACAAGCTTTAGCTGAATCAGTATCAACTCGAGCAGCACATGGAGTACTTTTTCTTGTTTTGGATGATAGTACAGTAACACCAGGATTATATAAATATGCAAAATTAAAGAAAGTTACAGAAAAATATACCGAAGATAATAAAAATATTATTTCAACTATTTTTGCAGATTATGGGATAAAAAGCTTAATTGTTGCGGTTGGTCATGATGCAACTAATGGCATAAGTGGATCATTAGATAATGTTTTATCTTTACTTAATAAAGTAAATGAAAATGGATGGTTGGCGGTACCTCAAATAACTTTAGATGCTGACAAGAAAAAAGTTGCTGATTTTATTAAAACTCAAAGGAAAGATGAGGACTATCCTTTAAAAGGAGTTATTTATAACTATTCTAGTGATTGTGATGGAATAATTAATTTTACTGGAAAAGACCTAGGAGCAATTGCACCTGATGTATATGCAGCAGAAGTTGCTGCGCAGTTATGTGTACTTGGGCCAAATGAGGCTATTACAAATCATATTGCTAAAAATGTAACAAGTTGCGATGTTAAAACAGATAATGATGATTGTGTTGCTAGAGGAGAGCTGTTTCTTTGTAACAATGGTAAAAACATTGTATTTTCAAGGGGTGTAAATTCTTTACAAACAATAGATTCCACCCAATCAGAAACTTTAAGTAAAATAAGAATTGTTGAAGTTATCGATTTAGTTAAGTCGGATATGAGAGAGATATTTGATACCAGTTATTCAGGTAGGATGGGGAACTCATATAAAAATAGAAAGACATTGATTAATACATTAAATTCATATCTTAAAACATTATCTAATGACGGGTATTTATCAAATGATGAATTATCCTATGTAGAATTAGATGTTGAAGCAACTAAAAAATACTTAGAATCTAAAGGTGTCAATACCGATAATATGAAAGATGAAGATATATTAAAGGCTAAGCTAGGAAGTTATGTGTTTATAAAAGTAACCCTAAAATGCATGGATACAATAGAAGATATAAACATTGTGCTTCAATATGAAACATAG
- a CDS encoding phage tail tube protein: MRQLKPTDIVRTNKGYMKINGVELAELKECEVNIEPNVKSLPLMNSGSDGEVTMSYKCTIAFKLNKRYSRFKPAILEAAKKLQNFVFDFEGTNYTPDGEEEESISITDAWVKGKTTLIKLAAENDFGEDAFEAGFMIENSDYTNIIDDGEDWGSK, from the coding sequence TTGAGACAACTAAAGCCAACAGATATTGTGAGAACTAACAAGGGATACATGAAAATTAATGGTGTTGAACTAGCTGAATTAAAAGAGTGTGAAGTTAATATTGAACCAAATGTAAAAAGTCTACCTCTTATGAATAGTGGCAGTGATGGAGAAGTAACTATGAGTTACAAATGTACAATAGCGTTTAAATTAAACAAAAGGTATAGCAGATTTAAACCTGCTATACTAGAGGCTGCTAAAAAGTTACAAAACTTTGTATTTGATTTTGAAGGAACAAATTATACTCCAGATGGTGAAGAGGAAGAAAGCATTTCAATTACAGATGCTTGGGTTAAGGGGAAAACAACATTAATAAAATTAGCAGCTGAAAATGATTTTGGCGAAGATGCATTTGAAGCAGGATTTATGATAGAAAATTCGGATTACACGAACATTATAGATGATGGTGAGGATTGGGGTAGTAAGTAA
- a CDS encoding LysM peptidoglycan-binding domain-containing protein produces the protein MIETMTMGQFSSLIRITTLNNYNSMQYVSESNESTPIDNRLILLPVSPSDLMFDEDSDVQTIKLMNYGEYPVNINKKLASWSVSSFFPCLDSNYPFVKNSELKDPYEYYCKTLLTWKNNKTPLVFMFKTWGSYYSCQIKNFKFGRKDSIGNIYYDLQFQEYRILNLSSGENGTTDYAADIYYPSEGETIQDVAKKLYGSSEYYKTIMSLNNLTNPFIKAGVGYKIR, from the coding sequence ATGATAGAAACTATGACAATGGGACAGTTTTCATCTTTAATAAGAATAACAACTTTAAATAATTATAATAGTATGCAATATGTAAGTGAAAGCAATGAAAGTACCCCTATAGATAATAGACTAATATTGTTGCCAGTATCACCTAGTGATTTAATGTTTGATGAAGATTCAGATGTACAAACAATAAAACTTATGAATTATGGCGAATATCCAGTGAACATAAATAAGAAATTAGCTTCTTGGAGTGTATCAAGCTTTTTCCCGTGTTTAGATAGTAATTATCCATTTGTTAAAAATTCTGAGTTAAAGGATCCATATGAGTATTATTGCAAAACACTATTAACCTGGAAAAATAATAAGACTCCTTTAGTCTTCATGTTTAAAACTTGGGGGTCATATTACTCATGCCAAATAAAAAATTTTAAATTTGGAAGAAAAGATTCAATAGGAAATATATATTATGATTTACAATTTCAAGAATATAGAATATTGAATTTGTCTTCTGGTGAAAATGGAACAACTGATTATGCAGCTGATATTTATTATCCAAGTGAAGGTGAAACAATTCAAGACGTAGCAAAGAAGTTATATGGTAGTTCAGAATATTATAAAACTATTATGTCTTTAAACAACTTGACTAATCCATTTATTAAAGCAGGTGTTGGGTACAAAATAAGGTAG
- a CDS encoding XkdQ/YqbQ family protein has translation MLNIFYYDDAGTRVDVSDLLVLIKYTCSVDKIAQQVDLVLVYGVYSDALPTIYIGPSTKIELYYNGSCIFRGKVITSDLKSNEEQIELTCYDFIWYLTKSKVVYNFSDISAYKAICKIFDDLEIPYNKDGILGGANGEGASININHLIKNKSAYDACMMIATEIHTQTGTFYYMFMDVAGNVNIMACDRYWSKQTIKPCSDPSLPNPDGTIISLSYKNDMSEMITRIKLFDSKGNKVDIETGESTGEDDEGVDSGE, from the coding sequence ATGTTAAATATATTTTATTATGATGATGCTGGAACTAGAGTTGATGTATCTGATTTATTAGTTTTGATAAAATATACATGTTCTGTAGATAAAATAGCTCAACAAGTAGATTTGGTATTGGTTTATGGAGTATATAGTGATGCACTTCCAACTATTTATATTGGACCTAGCACAAAAATAGAGCTTTATTATAATGGCTCTTGCATTTTTAGAGGGAAGGTTATTACATCAGATTTAAAATCAAATGAAGAGCAAATAGAATTAACATGCTATGATTTTATTTGGTATTTAACTAAATCAAAAGTCGTCTATAATTTTTCAGATATTTCGGCTTATAAAGCAATTTGCAAAATTTTTGATGATCTAGAAATACCATATAATAAAGATGGAATTTTAGGAGGCGCTAATGGTGAAGGCGCATCGATCAATATAAATCATTTAATTAAAAATAAAAGTGCCTATGATGCGTGTATGATGATAGCAACTGAGATACACACACAAACAGGCACTTTTTATTATATGTTTATGGATGTTGCAGGAAATGTCAACATAATGGCATGTGATAGGTATTGGAGTAAACAAACTATTAAACCATGTTCTGACCCTTCTTTGCCTAATCCAGATGGTACGATAATTTCATTAAGCTATAAAAACGATATGTCTGAAATGATAACTAGAATAAAATTATTTGATAGTAAAGGAAATAAAGTAGATATTGAAACCGGAGAATCAACTGGTGAAGATGATGAGGGAGTTGATAGCGGTGAGTGA
- a CDS encoding NlpC/P60 family protein gives MSDIEHMSISEAQALEKSLGAQKVKELLKLDNLTTDNGEDAEAVNNTLSAPNAILKKYGIIQDIIIKSKKEDPLIKSYRILNENCKPKETIEVECIGDINYKVGFGVHLIVPFLKGYEDCFMYVKEVEHEWKSDNLFISKLTLTKSRVMDEVEWSDLDDDDSTDSSTAGSKLWDKIYTLLKQQEGKNYVWGATGPDSFDCSGLVQYCYNQYSSELGLRLGRTTYEQCKQGKEIGNDKGVWIPGDLLFWKGSDTPPSHVSIYIGGNKMIHAPKTGDVVKTVDVTRTDIYAVRRVIPEEVAESIKEDNIPSDYEGNLNSVDSNCSTFISNMSKYGYKDIITSKSNALSVDPYLAAAIIAIESEGNPKCGGTYYGLMQVENGSGDPSTNIGQGIEEYKKKRSAVGIQVHVILSAYNSGEGTVEQACKQSGYNMSNVTIKQLGDALYDYVKAHNPSWDANEKKYYASKVLKAYNILKSKKALE, from the coding sequence GTGAGTGATATTGAACATATGAGTATTTCTGAAGCACAGGCTTTGGAGAAATCTTTGGGAGCTCAAAAAGTAAAAGAATTATTAAAATTAGATAATCTAACTACAGACAATGGAGAAGACGCTGAAGCTGTTAATAATACATTAAGTGCACCTAATGCAATACTAAAGAAATATGGAATCATACAAGACATAATCATTAAATCTAAGAAAGAAGATCCATTAATTAAATCATATAGAATTTTAAATGAGAACTGCAAACCAAAAGAAACTATTGAAGTTGAATGTATTGGTGATATAAATTATAAAGTTGGTTTTGGGGTTCATTTAATTGTACCGTTTTTAAAGGGATATGAAGATTGCTTCATGTATGTTAAAGAAGTTGAGCATGAGTGGAAAAGTGATAACTTGTTCATTAGTAAATTAACCTTGACAAAGTCTCGTGTTATGGATGAGGTTGAGTGGAGTGATTTAGATGATGATGATTCAACTGATAGTTCAACTGCAGGAAGTAAACTTTGGGATAAGATTTATACATTGTTAAAACAACAAGAAGGTAAGAATTATGTATGGGGAGCTACTGGACCTGATAGTTTTGATTGTAGTGGACTTGTACAATATTGCTATAATCAATATTCAAGTGAACTTGGATTAAGACTTGGCAGAACAACATACGAACAGTGTAAGCAAGGGAAAGAAATAGGGAACGACAAGGGAGTATGGATTCCAGGAGATTTGTTGTTTTGGAAAGGTAGTGACACGCCACCAAGTCATGTGTCTATTTATATTGGTGGTAATAAAATGATCCACGCTCCAAAAACTGGAGATGTAGTTAAAACAGTGGATGTTACAAGAACAGATATTTATGCAGTTAGAAGAGTTATTCCTGAAGAAGTGGCTGAAAGTATAAAAGAGGATAATATCCCGAGTGATTATGAAGGTAATTTAAATTCAGTTGATAGCAATTGTAGTACTTTTATTTCAAATATGAGTAAGTATGGTTATAAAGATATAATAACTAGCAAATCAAATGCGTTAAGTGTAGATCCTTATCTTGCAGCAGCGATAATTGCAATTGAAAGTGAAGGAAATCCAAAGTGTGGTGGAACTTATTATGGATTAATGCAAGTTGAGAACGGCTCAGGTGATCCATCTACGAATATAGGGCAGGGAATCGAAGAATATAAAAAGAAAAGAAGTGCTGTAGGTATTCAGGTTCATGTAATATTATCTGCATATAATAGTGGAGAAGGCACAGTTGAACAAGCTTGTAAGCAATCAGGATATAATATGTCTAATGTAACAATTAAGCAGCTTGGCGATGCATTGTATGATTATGTAAAAGCACATAATCCAAGTTGGGATGCAAATGAAAAGAAATATTATGCTAGTAAAGTTTTAAAGGCCTATAATATATTGAAATCAAAAAAAGCACTAGAGTAA
- a CDS encoding DUF2577 domain-containing protein, with product MPKSFGDQFWEEIEKHRSKNKIDEPFEIGKVISEDPLIIEIEGLPLYRNNLYINPSLLPWDEEVKAITTTVSEHNHQIILIQHFSKLKIDSYVACYGIEYNDISKTYQKYVVLEVVQ from the coding sequence ATGCCAAAATCTTTTGGAGATCAATTTTGGGAAGAAATAGAAAAGCATAGAAGTAAAAATAAAATAGATGAACCTTTTGAAATAGGGAAAGTTATTTCGGAAGACCCTTTAATTATTGAAATTGAAGGGCTTCCTTTATATAGGAACAATTTATATATAAATCCATCTCTATTGCCATGGGATGAAGAAGTTAAGGCTATAACAACAACTGTATCTGAACACAATCACCAAATCATTTTAATACAACATTTTTCAAAGCTTAAAATAGACTCATATGTTGCATGTTATGGTATTGAATATAATGATATATCTAAGACATATCAAAAATATGTTGTACTGGAGGTGGTTCAATAA
- a CDS encoding DUF2634 domain-containing protein — translation MGLFPEDFYSNTQSAKVKNEIPLLKDYAIDLKTGEVLYDENNNEIIVEGLDAVIVQSWRKIYIPKFDVNNNEGYSIYGKNFGSQINKLIGKGKNYGETFAHQMLVECLVDNVYVTGINNISTKLEKSSYLINYTMETIYGNYQDSYYIPLD, via the coding sequence ATGGGGTTATTTCCAGAAGATTTTTATAGCAATACACAAAGTGCTAAAGTAAAAAATGAGATTCCTTTGCTTAAGGATTATGCAATAGATCTTAAGACAGGGGAAGTGTTATATGATGAAAATAATAATGAAATAATTGTTGAAGGATTGGATGCTGTTATAGTCCAGTCCTGGCGTAAAATATACATACCTAAATTTGATGTTAATAATAATGAAGGTTATTCAATTTACGGAAAAAACTTTGGAAGTCAGATTAATAAACTTATTGGAAAAGGAAAAAATTATGGTGAGACTTTTGCACATCAAATGCTGGTGGAGTGTTTAGTGGATAACGTTTATGTTACAGGAATTAATAATATTTCAACAAAATTAGAAAAAAGTTCTTATTTGATAAATTATACCATGGAAACTATTTATGGAAATTATCAAGATAGTTATTATATCCCATTAGATTAG